One part of the Nocardia higoensis genome encodes these proteins:
- a CDS encoding C40 family peptidase, whose product MATNTVKRQARRAVAAGAIGAATIGAFLLPATASAQPLTIPGVGTFEVPNEIPIPPGIPAVPGIAPGPGAPFAPPFVAPQKALGEVALDAALSKVGSPYVYGAAGPNAFDCSGLVQWAYRQAGRELPRTSGAQLASGAPVSLNDLRPGDVVSFYGGGHSGLYAGNGNVVHAASAGSPVHVAPISSMPFAGARRY is encoded by the coding sequence ATGGCGACCAACACCGTCAAACGGCAGGCGCGGCGTGCCGTTGCCGCCGGAGCGATCGGCGCTGCCACCATCGGCGCGTTCCTCCTTCCCGCGACGGCCTCGGCCCAACCACTGACCATCCCGGGCGTCGGCACTTTCGAGGTGCCCAACGAGATCCCGATCCCGCCGGGAATCCCTGCCGTCCCCGGCATCGCGCCGGGCCCCGGCGCGCCGTTCGCGCCGCCGTTCGTCGCGCCGCAGAAGGCCCTCGGCGAGGTGGCCCTGGATGCCGCACTGTCCAAGGTCGGTTCTCCTTACGTCTACGGCGCCGCGGGCCCGAACGCCTTCGACTGCTCGGGTCTGGTCCAGTGGGCCTACCGCCAGGCGGGCAGGGAACTACCGCGCACCAGCGGCGCACAGCTGGCCTCCGGCGCCCCGGTCTCGCTGAACGACCTGCGCCCCGGCGACGTGGTCTCCTTCTACGGCGGCGGCCACTCCGGTCTGTACGCGGGCAACGGCAATGTCGTGCACGCGGCCAGCGCCGGCTCCCCGGTGCATGTCGCGCCGATCTCGTCGATGCCCTTCGCGGGCGCGCGCCGGTACTGA